One Silene latifolia isolate original U9 population chromosome 4, ASM4854445v1, whole genome shotgun sequence DNA segment encodes these proteins:
- the LOC141651798 gene encoding uncharacterized protein LOC141651798, with protein sequence MSEERLAGIETRIETLTGNVDTLLNAVHVVMERFPNHDPRRQPHARGRGRGRGFFMGAERGQPPGYESKSEESIRTQEEALKQTDKHLKVEIPYFSGSLNLDDLLQWIRDVEKIFEFKNYNDAKTCKVAVLKLKGYASLWQDERPLETYLREFEQLTLQCEINEKTEQRIAMFLEGLDKNIATKITEIPKPVTQARVDKGKAPMFPKSNPPLAKEKIKFFQYQGYGHFRKDCPSKRALTAIEVEEWKREGSVEYEEEPVNEEATLEEEPNQELVMAHPDTGHSLVLWRVMHSQQAPLEEDQRSLIFRSRCTIQGRVCNLIIDGGSCTNVASVTMVNKLNLSTQEHPNPYKLRWLNKGVEVKVDKQCMVPFSIGNVYKDEILCDVVPMDAYHLLLGTPWEFDENFIHQGRSNTYSFKQAEMVKEMQQEQRVLILLSKEILEDVEHQLPAEVRPLLEQYQDVFPAELPSGLPPLRGIEHQIHLVPESVLPNRPAYRCDPNAARELQKQINELMNKGFVRESLSPCAVPTLLVPKKDGTWRMCIDSRAINNITVKYRFHIPRLDDMLDELSGARIFSKICLRQGYHQVRIREGDEWKTAFKTKQGLYEWLVMPFGLSNAPSTFMRLMIEVLRPCLGTFAVVYFDDILIYSKSTGEHLSHLEEVFQILRGSKLFGKLEKFRKSITEVRGFHGLASFCRRFIKNFSAVIAPITECMKKGAYKWIENAQQAFNLIKKMLCEALVLRLPDFNCLFEVECDASGVGIGAVLIQERNLVAYFSEKLSGTKLSYSTYDKEFYAIVRALMHWSHYLKPKPFMLHSDHEALRYINGQHKLNHRHAKWVEFLQSFTFSSKYKDGKQNIVADALSRRYSLPTVMEQKVLGFEFMKELYKDDPDFYEDWLAQTEGTKIQGTKFLLQKGFLFHGNKLCVPRGSYRDLLIKEVHSSELGGHFGVQKTLDILQEQFYWPKMMGDVQVHGNPKTIVSDRDVKFMSYFWKTLWKLLNTRAPSSPTGPTPFEIVCGINPLMPLDLSSVPKEEVNYDAKKRVEQMLKLHETVKRQIEKANDRYKKQAKTTKRKKEFMPGDLIDLPGECGVHGTFNVGDLSLYYGESDDEEGPGLRSSPF encoded by the exons atgagtgaagagagacttgctggtattGAAACCAGAATAGAAACTCTTACAGGAAATGTTGACACACTGCTCAATGCTGTTCATGTAGTGATGGAGAGGTTTCCAAACCATGATCCAAGAAGACAGCCACATGCCAGAGGGAGAGGTAGAGGCAGAGGTTTCTTCATGGGAGCAGAGAGAGGACAACCACCTGGATATGAATCAAAATCGGAAGAAAGCATCAGAACACAAGAGGAGGCTCTTAAGCAAACAGACAAGcatctaaaggtagaaattccttaTTTTTCTGGTAGTCTTAACCTTGATGACTTACTACAATGGATTAGGGATGTTGAAAAAATATTTGAGTTCAAAAATTACAATGATGCTAAGACTTGTAAAGTTGCTGTGTTAAAATTAAAGGGATATGCATCACTATG GCAGGATGAGAGACCCCTTGAAACCTATTTGAGGGAATTTGAACAACTAACCTTACAGTGTGAGATCAATGAGAAAACTGAGCAAAGGATTGCTATGTTCTTAGAAGGGCTTGATAAGAATATTGCTACTAAG ATTACTGAGATACCTAAACCAGTGACCCAAGCAAGAGTAGACAAGGGGAAGGCACCTATGTTCCCTAAGTCCAACCCACCCTTAGCTAAGGAAAAGATTAAGTTCTTCCAATACCAAGGGTATGGCCACTtcaggaaggactgtccttccaAGAGAGCACTTACAGCAATAGAAGTAGAGGAATGGAAAAGAGAGGGTTcagttgagtatgaggaggaacCAGTGAATGAGGAGGCAACCCTTGAGGAGGAACCCAACCAAGAACTGGTCATGGCTCATCCTGATACAGGCCATAGTCTGGTTTTATGGAGAGTAATGCACTCTCAACAGGCACCTTTGGAGGAGGATCAAAGATCTCTCATTTTCAGGAGTAGATGTACTATTCAGGGCAGGGTGTGCAACTTGATCATTGATGGTGGGAGCTGCACCAATGTAGCATCTGTCACCATGGTTAACAAGCTTAACCTCAGTACCCAGGAGCACCCAAATCCTTACAAGCTCAGATGGCTAAACAAAGGAGTAGAGGTCAAGGTGGATAAACAATGCATGGTTCCATTTTCAATTGGCAATGTTTATAAAGATGAGATCTTGTGTGATGTGGTACCTATGGATGCCTACCACCTACTCTTGGGTACACCATGGGAATTTGACGAAAATTTTATCCACCAGGGGAGGAGCAATACCTATTCTTTTAAACAAG CGGAAATGGTCAAAGAAATGCAACAAGAACAGCGTGTTCTAATCTTATTATCCAAAGAGATTCTTGAGGATGTGGAGCATCAACTACCAGCAGAGGTTAGGCCATTACTGGAACAATACCAGGATGTCTTCCCTGCTGAACTACCTAGTGGACTGCCTCCACTGAGAGGTATTGAGCACCAGATTCACCTTGTGCCAGAATCTGTACTCCCTAACAGGCCTGCATATAGGTGTGATCCTAATGCTGCAAGAGAATTGCAGAAGCAAATCAATGAACTGATGAACAAGGGATTTGTAAGGGAATCCTTGAGTCCCTGTGCTGTCCCAACACTGTTGGTACCTAAGAAAGATGgcacttggaggatgtgtattgacagcagagccatcaacaacatcacaGTTAAATATAGGTTTCATATACCTAGGTTGGATGACATGCTGGATGAGTTAAGTGGTGCCAGGATCTTTTCTAAGATTTGTCTTAGGCAGGGCTATCACCAAGTAAGAATCagagaaggagatgagtggaagactgccttcaaaactaagCAAGGGCTTTATGAATGgttggttatgccatttgggttatcaaATGCCCCCAGCACTTTTATGAGATTGATGATAGAAGTGTTGAGACCTTGCTTGGGGACATTTGCTGTGGTGTACTTTGATGACATCCTAATCTACAGCAAATCCACTGGAGAACATTTGAGCCACCTTGAGGAAGTATTCCAAATCCTGAGAGGCAGCAAATTGTTTGGAAAATTGGAGAAAT TTCGTAAGAGCATCACTGAAGTGAGAGGCTTCCATGGCCTTGCTTCATTTTGCAGAAGATTTATCAAAAATTTCAGTGCTGTTATTGCCCCTATCAcagagtgtatgaagaaaggagcGTACAAATGGATTGAGAATGCTCAGCAAGCATTCAACCTGATCAAAAAAATGCTGTGTGAGGCACTTGTTCTCAGGTTACCTGATTTCAACTGTTTGTTTGAAGTAGAATGTGATGCCAGTGGTGTTGGCATAGGAGCTGTATTGATTCAGGAAAGGAATCTTGTGGCCTACTTTAGTGAGAAGCTAAGTGGAACCAAGCTGAGTTACTCCACTTATGACAAAGAATTCTATGCAATTGTCAGGGCTCTTATGCATTGGAGCCATTACTTGAAACCAAAACCTTTTATGCTGCATTCAGATCATGAAGCTTTGAGATACATTAATGGCCAGCACAAGTTAAATCACAGGCATGCCAAGTGGGTTGAGTTCTTACAATCCTTCACATTTTCAAGCAAGTACAAAGATGGTAAGCAAAACATTGTTGCTGATGCACTGtctaggagatattcattgccgaCAGTTATGGAACAGAAAGTTCTtgggtttgagttcatgaaagagctATACAAGGATGATCCTGATTTTTATGAAGATTGGTTAGCTCAAACAGAAGGAACCAAGATTCAGGGAACCAAGTTCTTGCTGCAAAAGGGTTTCCTGTTCCATGGGAACAAGCTATGTGTCCCAAGAGGCTCATACAGGGATCTGTTGATCAAAGAAGTTCACTCCAGTGAGTTAGGTGGTCATTTTGGAGTCCAAAAGACTCTTGATATCTTGCAGGAACAATTCTACTGGCCCAAAATGATGGGAGATGTCCAG GTGCATGGTAATCCTAAGACCATAGTCTCAGACAGAGATGTCAAGTTCATGAGTTATTTCTGGAAGACATTgtggaagcttctcaataccag AGCTCCATCATCTCCAACTGGTCCCACTCCATTTGAAATAGTTTGTGGGATCAATCCTCTGATGCCCCTAGATCTTTCAAGTGTACCTAAGGAGGAAGTGAACTATGATGCTAAGAAGAGGGTGGAACAGATGCTGAAACTCCATGAAACTGTCAAGAGACAAATTGAGAAAGCCAATGACAGGTATAAGAAACAGGCCAAGACAACTAAACGGAAGAAAGAATTCATGCCAGGTGACCTT ATAGACCTTCCTGGTGAGTGTGGGGTGCATGGAACATTCAATGTGGGAGACCTGAGTCTTTACTATGGTGAATCTGATGATGAAGAGGGTCCAGGCTTGAGGTCAAGCCCTTTTTAA